A single Fusobacterium hominis DNA region contains:
- the ftsH gene encoding ATP-dependent zinc metalloprotease FtsH — MNDNNLFEDLKKDKGIQEQDHKKLDQPLQDDNFQGESQKNDEVKEKSKDEQKDDNKTTENHEEKRKHEFGEELKERKEELRKKLQEGMDHHNMNSSNNGGKNGENNSKRFKNLGGKFNFKGFIMLLFIITLIMSLPSLLADRESGAVEDIGYSQFNTMLEQGKITKVDEKEGYIYGYEKDDEKAFKARMITDRLGNDQNLLKNINASGAEIKSLPPQQMPFLLNILMSWFPMLLLIGVWVFMLNKMNKGSGGGPQIFNMGKSKAKDNGEEVSKVTFDDVAGITEAKEELKEVVQFLREPERFKKIGAKIPKGVLLLGAPGTGKTLLAKAVAGEAKVPFFSMSGSEFVEMFVGVGASRVRDLFNKARKSAPCIIFIDEIDAVGRKRGSGQGGGNDEREQTLNQLLVEMDGFGTDETIIVLAATNRPEILDRALMRPGRFDRQVVVDAPDIDGREAILKVHVRGKKLAKDVDLRVIAKKTPGFVGADLANLLNEAAILAARENREEITMDDLEEASEKVSIGPERKSKKVIEKERRITAYHEAGHAVMHYALPNSDPVHKITIVPRGMAGGYTMALPEEDRSYKSKNEFLDDMRILYGGRAAEQLVFGDITTGASNDIERATAIAHAIVTRFGMNEKFGPILLDNTKEGDYFQQKYYSDVTGKEVDQEIFNLVKTMYSETLTTLRDNYDKLDRLAKTLLEKEHVNREEFEAIMQDKPLPTEEVKKDEIETPTVVEDVE; from the coding sequence TTGAACGATAATAATTTATTTGAAGATCTTAAAAAAGATAAAGGCATACAAGAACAAGATCATAAAAAACTTGATCAACCTTTACAAGATGACAATTTTCAAGGGGAAAGTCAAAAAAATGATGAAGTAAAAGAAAAGTCAAAAGATGAGCAAAAAGACGATAATAAAACAACAGAAAATCATGAAGAAAAAAGAAAACATGAATTTGGAGAAGAACTAAAAGAAAGAAAAGAAGAGCTAAGAAAAAAGTTACAAGAAGGAATGGACCACCACAATATGAATAGTAGCAATAATGGTGGAAAAAATGGAGAAAATAATAGTAAGAGATTTAAAAATCTTGGAGGAAAATTTAACTTCAAAGGTTTTATAATGTTATTATTCATAATAACTCTTATAATGTCACTACCATCTCTATTAGCAGACAGAGAAAGTGGTGCTGTTGAAGATATAGGATATAGCCAATTCAATACTATGTTAGAGCAAGGAAAAATAACAAAAGTAGATGAAAAAGAAGGATATATCTATGGTTATGAAAAAGATGATGAAAAAGCTTTTAAAGCAAGAATGATAACTGATAGACTTGGAAACGACCAAAATTTATTAAAGAATATAAATGCTAGTGGAGCTGAGATAAAATCTTTACCGCCTCAACAAATGCCATTCTTATTAAATATTTTAATGTCATGGTTCCCAATGCTTTTATTAATTGGAGTATGGGTATTTATGTTAAATAAAATGAATAAGGGTAGTGGTGGAGGACCTCAAATATTTAATATGGGGAAATCTAAAGCCAAAGACAATGGCGAAGAAGTATCAAAAGTTACTTTTGACGACGTAGCTGGAATTACAGAAGCAAAAGAAGAGTTAAAAGAAGTAGTACAATTTTTAAGAGAACCTGAAAGATTTAAAAAAATAGGTGCAAAAATTCCTAAGGGAGTTCTTTTATTAGGAGCACCAGGAACAGGGAAGACATTATTAGCTAAAGCTGTTGCTGGAGAAGCAAAGGTTCCTTTCTTTAGTATGTCAGGATCAGAATTTGTGGAAATGTTTGTAGGAGTTGGAGCTTCAAGAGTTAGAGACCTTTTTAATAAAGCAAGAAAATCAGCACCTTGTATTATATTTATTGATGAAATAGATGCAGTTGGTAGAAAAAGAGGTTCTGGACAAGGTGGCGGAAATGATGAAAGAGAACAAACATTAAACCAATTACTTGTTGAGATGGATGGTTTTGGAACTGATGAAACAATTATTGTTTTGGCTGCAACAAATAGACCTGAAATACTAGATAGAGCTTTAATGAGACCAGGAAGATTTGATAGACAAGTAGTAGTAGATGCTCCAGATATTGATGGAAGAGAAGCGATCTTAAAAGTACACGTAAGAGGTAAAAAACTTGCAAAAGATGTAGATCTAAGAGTTATTGCAAAGAAAACACCTGGATTTGTAGGAGCAGATTTAGCAAACCTATTAAATGAAGCTGCCATATTAGCTGCTAGAGAAAATAGAGAAGAAATTACTATGGATGATTTAGAAGAAGCATCTGAAAAAGTAAGTATAGGACCAGAAAGAAAGTCTAAGAAAGTAATTGAGAAAGAAAGAAGAATTACTGCATATCACGAAGCAGGGCATGCTGTTATGCACTATGCATTACCAAATTCAGATCCTGTTCATAAAATCACAATTGTTCCTAGAGGTATGGCTGGAGGATATACAATGGCTCTGCCAGAAGAGGATAGAAGTTATAAATCTAAAAATGAATTTTTAGATGATATGAGAATTTTATATGGTGGAAGAGCAGCTGAACAGCTTGTATTTGGAGATATCACAACAGGAGCAAGTAATGATATTGAAAGAGCTACTGCTATTGCTCATGCTATAGTAACTAGATTTGGTATGAATGAAAAATTTGGACCAATATTACTAGATAATACTAAAGAGGGAGATTATTTCCAACAAAAATACTATAGTGATGTAACAGGTAAAGAAGTTGACCAAGAAATATTTAACTTAGTAAAAACTATGTATAGTGAAACATTAACAACATTACGTGATAACTATGATAAGTTAGATAGACTAGCAAAGACACTATTAGAAAAAGAACATGTAAACAGAGAAGAGTTTGAAGCTATTATGCAAGATAAACCTCTTCCTACTGAAGAAGTAAAAAAAGATGAGATAGAAACTCCTACAGTTGTTGAGGATGTAGAATAA